In Georgenia soli, a genomic segment contains:
- a CDS encoding potassium channel family protein, which translates to MSGAPTPDRRSRRRLRRLALLRPLLIAVVLVVVYYLWPANARRSTATLAPVVLIIAVLVGLLMWQVRAISMSRAPRLRAVEALATSIPLFVVLFAGFYANLSAYEPESFTEQLDRTDALYFTVTTLATVGFGDITAVTETARVAVTVQMVSGLVLLGVGVKVVLGAAESGVRRAGLPAGWLPMAGAGAPDVVGRPDVVDGPDDVAARDDAHPRQGEGGRADDGGAT; encoded by the coding sequence ATGAGCGGTGCGCCCACCCCCGATCGCAGGAGTCGCCGTCGGCTCCGGCGCCTGGCGCTGCTGCGCCCGCTGCTGATCGCCGTCGTGCTCGTGGTGGTCTACTACCTCTGGCCGGCCAACGCGCGACGCAGCACCGCCACCCTGGCGCCGGTGGTGCTCATCATCGCCGTGCTGGTGGGCCTGCTCATGTGGCAGGTGCGGGCCATCTCGATGTCCCGGGCGCCGCGCCTTCGCGCGGTCGAGGCCCTGGCTACGTCGATCCCGCTCTTCGTCGTGCTCTTCGCGGGCTTCTACGCGAACCTCTCGGCCTACGAGCCGGAGTCGTTCACCGAGCAGCTCGACCGCACCGACGCGCTGTACTTCACCGTCACCACGCTCGCCACGGTGGGCTTCGGCGACATCACCGCCGTCACCGAGACGGCCCGGGTCGCCGTCACCGTCCAGATGGTCTCAGGCCTCGTGCTGCTCGGCGTGGGGGTCAAGGTGGTTCTCGGCGCGGCGGAGTCCGGGGTGCGCCGCGCCGGTCTCCCGGCGGGGTGGCTGCCCATGGCTGGGGCCGGAGCGCCGGACGTCGTCGGGCGTCCGGACGTCGTCGACGGTCCTGACGACGTCGCAGCCCGGGACGACGCCCACCCTCGCCAGGGCGAGGGTGGCAGAGCGGACGACGGCGGGGCCACCTGA
- a CDS encoding SDR family oxidoreductase translates to MSTYVVTGAASGIGLVTTEILTGRGHRVLGVDLAGSDIDADLSTAAGRASMVEDVRERTDGRIDAIIACAGLSSPTVATVRVNYYGAIATLEGLRPLLAGSPAPRAVAVASMASLFPPDEELLSLLLDGTEDDAVARAAELAADERAGQIYGTSKRGLALWVRRQAATPEWAGAGIPLNAVAPGIIETPMVTDLIATDEAKAALLQTVPMPLNGIAKPEVVGNLIAWLTGEENTHLCGQVVFVDGGSDAVLRGASTW, encoded by the coding sequence ATGAGCACCTACGTCGTCACCGGCGCCGCCTCCGGCATCGGCCTCGTCACCACCGAGATCCTCACGGGCCGCGGCCATCGCGTCCTTGGCGTGGACCTCGCCGGCTCCGACATCGACGCCGACCTGTCCACCGCCGCCGGGCGCGCCTCCATGGTCGAGGACGTCCGCGAGCGCACCGACGGCCGCATCGACGCGATCATCGCCTGCGCCGGCCTGTCCTCCCCGACCGTCGCCACCGTGCGCGTGAACTACTACGGCGCGATCGCCACGCTTGAGGGGCTGCGGCCGCTGCTGGCCGGGTCCCCCGCGCCGCGCGCCGTCGCCGTCGCGTCCATGGCCTCGCTCTTCCCGCCGGACGAGGAGCTGCTCTCGCTGCTGCTCGACGGGACCGAGGACGACGCCGTCGCCCGCGCCGCCGAGCTCGCCGCGGACGAGCGCGCCGGCCAGATCTACGGGACCAGCAAGCGCGGGCTGGCGCTGTGGGTGCGCCGCCAGGCCGCCACCCCCGAGTGGGCGGGCGCCGGCATCCCGCTCAACGCGGTCGCCCCCGGCATCATCGAGACCCCCATGGTCACCGACCTCATCGCCACCGACGAGGCCAAGGCCGCCCTGCTCCAGACGGTGCCCATGCCGCTCAACGGCATCGCGAAGCCCGAGGTCGTCGGCAACCTCATCGCCTGGCTCACCGGCGAGGAGAACACCCACCTGTGCGGCCAGGTCGTCTTCGTCGACGGCGGCTCGGACGCCGTCCTGCGGGGCGCCAGCACCTGGTGA
- a CDS encoding alpha/beta fold hydrolase produces MSSSDGAGWTSGAVRVGGWTVRYRQGGDAAAGVPIVHVHGFGISGAYLMPTARLLTPVGLNIVPDLPGYGRSERPSRPLGIPALARTLLALLDELGLEKAVLLGNSMGCPVALEVAHAAPHRVHRLVLVSPAGGAHNQPLARALVQLGIDAVRESPRMARVAVPDYVRFGPVSALRLFAQLIRFPSQARLLRTPVPALAVIGTRDPLMPPPYRVREVASLAPEHDAVVLIEGAAHALNFSHPGELANVVGSWLGGRPIRDDPDQPGLARVLAVPRLLEPAG; encoded by the coding sequence ATGAGCAGCAGCGACGGTGCCGGGTGGACCTCCGGCGCCGTGCGGGTGGGCGGGTGGACCGTCCGCTACCGGCAGGGCGGGGACGCCGCCGCGGGCGTCCCGATCGTCCACGTCCACGGGTTCGGCATCTCCGGCGCTTACCTGATGCCGACGGCGCGGCTCCTCACGCCCGTCGGCCTCAACATCGTGCCGGACCTGCCCGGGTACGGGCGCAGCGAGCGACCGTCGCGGCCCCTCGGGATCCCCGCCCTGGCCCGCACCCTGCTCGCCCTGCTCGACGAGCTCGGGCTGGAGAAGGCGGTCCTCCTGGGCAACTCGATGGGGTGCCCGGTGGCCCTCGAGGTCGCGCACGCCGCGCCCCACCGGGTGCACCGGCTGGTGCTGGTCTCCCCTGCCGGCGGCGCCCACAACCAGCCGCTCGCTCGCGCCCTGGTCCAGCTGGGGATCGATGCCGTGCGGGAGAGCCCGCGAATGGCGCGCGTGGCGGTCCCGGACTACGTCCGGTTCGGTCCGGTGAGCGCGCTGCGCCTGTTCGCCCAGCTGATCCGGTTCCCCTCGCAGGCACGGCTCCTGCGGACCCCGGTTCCCGCGCTCGCGGTCATCGGCACCCGCGACCCGCTGATGCCGCCGCCCTACCGGGTCCGTGAGGTGGCGAGCCTGGCACCCGAGCACGACGCGGTCGTGCTCATCGAGGGTGCCGCGCACGCGCTCAACTTCAGCCATCCCGGCGAGCTCGCCAACGTCGTCGGCTCGTGGCTCGGGGGGCGCCCCATCCGGGACGACCCGGACCAGCCGGGGCTCGCCCGCGTGCTGGCGGTCCCGCGCCTCCTCGAGCCGGCGGGGTGA
- a CDS encoding helix-turn-helix domain-containing protein: MSRESEQTNRRLLRARDAMDRAYTEPLDVPALARIALVSDAHFIRTFKDTFGETPHRYLQRRRVERAMSLLRETDRSVTDICMSVGFTSLGTFSRTFREIVGTSPSEFRAAGPALPVPTCFVKRWSRPSSLGESSGPPPSSPAPLRA, translated from the coding sequence GTGAGCCGGGAGTCGGAGCAGACCAACCGCCGGCTGCTGCGCGCCCGCGACGCGATGGACCGCGCCTACACCGAGCCGCTGGACGTCCCGGCGCTGGCTCGCATCGCGCTGGTGTCCGACGCGCACTTCATCCGTACCTTCAAGGACACCTTCGGCGAGACCCCGCACCGCTACCTCCAGCGCCGGCGGGTGGAGCGCGCGATGAGCCTGCTGCGCGAGACCGACCGCTCGGTCACCGACATCTGCATGAGCGTGGGGTTCACCAGTCTCGGCACGTTCAGCCGGACCTTCCGCGAGATCGTCGGGACGTCGCCGAGCGAGTTCCGTGCCGCAGGTCCTGCCCTGCCGGTGCCCACGTGCTTCGTCAAGCGGTGGAGCAGGCCGAGCAGCCTCGGAGAGAGCTCGGGCCCACCCCCGAGCTCACCCGCGCCCCTACGGGCGTGA
- a CDS encoding phage holin family protein, whose product MIRLLIRALIFLVSAALGLLVATWLLDGDFVLSASGFVVAVLVFTVAQSVLSPFIAKTTARFAPSFLGGIGLVSTLVALALATLVSDGLRITGAKGWILGTVIVWLVTALGTLLLPMIFLKEKAAERGGTGKPGRP is encoded by the coding sequence ATGATCCGTCTGCTCATCCGGGCGCTGATCTTCCTCGTCTCGGCGGCGCTCGGGCTCCTGGTCGCGACCTGGCTGCTGGACGGCGACTTCGTGCTGTCGGCGTCGGGCTTCGTCGTCGCCGTGCTGGTGTTCACCGTGGCGCAGAGCGTGCTCTCGCCCTTCATCGCGAAGACGACCGCCCGCTTCGCGCCGTCGTTCCTGGGCGGCATCGGGCTGGTCTCGACGCTGGTGGCACTGGCCCTGGCGACGCTCGTGTCGGACGGGCTGAGGATCACCGGCGCCAAGGGCTGGATCCTCGGAACCGTCATCGTCTGGCTGGTGACTGCCCTCGGCACGCTCCTCCTGCCGATGATCTTCCTGAAGGAGAAGGCCGCTGAGCGAGGGGGCACCGGCAAGCCCGGACGCCCGTAG
- a CDS encoding VOC family protein has protein sequence MITSLRISQLYVLDQDQALDFYVGTLGLEVGDDMELGFMRWLTVKTPDGRHVLLERPGPPSMDEATAEQVRDLVTKGAAGGHLFFITEDAQAMYERLVERGVDITDEPTARPYGLDFGLRDPFGNHIRVTELADVPTSQV, from the coding sequence ATGATCACCTCGCTTCGCATCAGCCAGCTCTACGTTCTCGACCAGGACCAGGCGCTCGACTTCTACGTCGGCACGCTCGGTCTCGAGGTCGGCGACGACATGGAGCTCGGGTTCATGCGGTGGCTCACCGTGAAGACGCCCGACGGCCGCCACGTCCTGCTCGAGCGCCCGGGTCCGCCGTCGATGGACGAGGCCACGGCCGAGCAGGTCCGCGACCTGGTGACCAAGGGTGCCGCCGGCGGCCACCTCTTCTTCATCACCGAGGACGCCCAGGCCATGTACGAGCGGCTGGTCGAGCGCGGCGTCGACATCACCGACGAACCGACCGCCCGCCCCTACGGCCTCGACTTCGGCCTGCGGGACCCGTTCGGCAACCACATCCGCGTCACCGAGCTCGCCGACGTCCCGACGTCGCAGGTGTGA
- a CDS encoding serine hydrolase domain-containing protein, whose amino-acid sequence MGVTLAVAAGVVALAVAGVLLVRRATARRRLRALVSVVVVLAVVAGGVLVWARLMLDESGVARALVWMESDTGDWRRFDSRPVPAGDHTLELREAPDGAILSSDVDGRSLEELLQETGSTAFIVLRGDDVLVEQYLNGSSATATQTSFSVAKSFLSTLLGIAIDRGEIGSLDDPVTDYVPELADRDERFEQITLRHLVSMSSGLRYEEQGLPWSDDATTYYAPDLRAVALSAEVAGPPGERFHYNNYNPLLTGLVLERATGMSVAEYMSEVLWQPMGAGADGSWSIDSTESGFEKMESGVNARAMDFAGFGYLAAHEGVVDGRQVVSAAWLQEATAEDLTTDPAAQYQYGWWIDVERDGRFYAHGNHGQFVYVDPATDVVVVRLGSGYGIEPDAWVEVLRTVADDVGGSAGR is encoded by the coding sequence ATGGGTGTGACGCTGGCCGTCGCCGCAGGTGTCGTGGCACTCGCCGTGGCCGGGGTGCTCCTGGTCCGCCGGGCGACCGCGCGACGTCGGCTGCGCGCGCTGGTGAGCGTCGTCGTCGTGCTCGCGGTGGTCGCCGGCGGCGTGCTGGTGTGGGCACGGCTGATGCTCGACGAGTCCGGCGTGGCCCGTGCTCTCGTCTGGATGGAGTCCGACACCGGTGACTGGCGTCGCTTCGACTCCCGGCCCGTTCCCGCCGGCGACCACACGCTCGAGCTACGGGAGGCGCCGGACGGCGCGATCCTCAGCTCCGACGTCGACGGAAGAAGCCTCGAGGAGCTGCTCCAGGAGACCGGGTCGACGGCGTTCATCGTGCTCCGGGGCGACGACGTTCTGGTCGAGCAGTACCTGAACGGCTCGTCGGCGACGGCGACACAGACGTCCTTCTCGGTGGCCAAGTCCTTCCTCTCCACCCTGCTCGGCATCGCGATTGACCGTGGCGAGATCGGGAGCCTCGACGATCCGGTCACCGACTACGTCCCCGAGCTGGCCGACCGGGACGAGCGGTTCGAGCAGATCACGCTGCGCCACCTGGTCTCGATGTCCTCCGGCCTGCGGTACGAGGAGCAGGGGTTGCCCTGGAGCGACGACGCGACGACGTACTACGCGCCGGACCTGCGCGCGGTCGCGCTCTCCGCCGAGGTGGCCGGACCGCCGGGGGAGCGGTTCCACTACAACAACTACAACCCGCTGCTGACCGGGCTGGTGCTCGAGCGTGCGACCGGCATGAGCGTGGCCGAGTACATGTCCGAGGTGCTGTGGCAGCCGATGGGCGCCGGGGCGGACGGCTCGTGGAGCATCGACAGCACCGAGAGCGGCTTCGAGAAGATGGAGAGCGGCGTCAACGCCCGCGCCATGGACTTCGCTGGGTTCGGCTACCTCGCCGCCCACGAGGGTGTGGTCGACGGCCGTCAGGTCGTCTCCGCGGCGTGGCTGCAGGAGGCGACGGCGGAGGACCTCACGACCGACCCGGCCGCGCAGTACCAGTACGGCTGGTGGATCGACGTCGAGAGGGACGGCCGCTTCTACGCCCACGGCAACCATGGGCAGTTCGTCTACGTCGATCCGGCGACGGACGTCGTGGTGGTCCGGCTGGGCTCCGGCTACGGGATCGAGCCGGACGCCTGGGTCGAGGTGCTCCGGACGGTGGCCGACGACGTCGGTGGGTCTGCCGGTCGTTGA
- a CDS encoding urease accessory protein UreD, giving the protein MRSEAPLVLRPTVLVRGEPAGDRPQAARVSVAAGAAGPVGGDELSLDVDVGAGSTLVLGEISARLLLPGPHGERSRSSSTARVGSGSTFVWLPQPMIAATGCRHLNEVIVSLADDARLLLREEILLGRHGEQPGTLAQHVRVQLAGRPLYDQRLDFGPDATGWDSPAVVGTDRALGSVLVVDPAWASDGPPPARPLGEDAAVLPLAGPAVLICAVSPDSLALRNALTAGLRSLGPPWAPPV; this is encoded by the coding sequence ATGCGATCCGAGGCCCCGCTCGTCCTCCGTCCCACCGTTCTCGTACGAGGCGAGCCCGCAGGCGACAGGCCCCAGGCGGCGAGGGTCTCCGTCGCCGCCGGCGCCGCCGGACCGGTCGGCGGGGACGAGCTGAGCCTCGACGTCGACGTCGGAGCTGGGAGCACCCTCGTCCTCGGCGAGATCTCGGCACGCCTGCTGCTCCCCGGGCCGCACGGAGAACGCTCGCGTTCGAGCAGCACCGCCCGCGTCGGCAGCGGCAGCACCTTCGTGTGGCTGCCGCAGCCGATGATCGCCGCCACCGGCTGCCGGCACCTCAACGAGGTGATCGTCTCCCTCGCCGACGACGCCCGGTTGCTGCTGCGGGAGGAGATCTTGCTCGGCCGGCACGGCGAACAGCCCGGCACCCTCGCGCAGCACGTGCGCGTGCAACTTGCCGGCCGCCCCTTGTACGACCAGCGCCTCGACTTCGGGCCCGACGCCACCGGTTGGGACAGCCCCGCAGTCGTCGGCACCGACCGGGCGCTGGGCTCAGTCCTCGTCGTCGACCCCGCCTGGGCGTCCGACGGCCCACCCCCTGCTCGGCCCCTGGGTGAGGACGCCGCCGTGCTCCCTCTGGCAGGCCCCGCAGTCCTCATCTGTGCCGTCAGCCCAGACAGCCTGGCGCTCCGGAACGCCCTCACCGCCGGGCTCCGTTCCCTCGGGCCCCCCTGGGCACCCCCGGTCTAG
- a CDS encoding urease subunit alpha, with the protein MTRIPRSEYVASFGPTTGDRIRLADTDLLIEVEEDRCVGGDEAVFGGGKSVRESMGQAAATRAEGTPDLVITGAVILDHWGVIKADVGVRDGRIVALGRAGNPETMDGVHPDLVIGPSTEVMSGNGLILTAGTIDTHVHFVGPDMLAVGLAAGTTTVVGGGTGPTEGSKATLATPGSWWMRKMLESMEPWPLNVLFLGRGNTMSHEALWEQLRGGVAGFKVHEDWGATPASIDTALQVADEAGVQVAIHSDTLNEAGFVEDLLAAVKGRTFHAFHTEGAGGGHAPDIIRIAGEPYVLPASTNPTRPFTVNTVHEHLDMVMVAHHLNPQVPNDLAFAESRVRAGTIAAEDVLQDIGALSIMSSDAQAMGRIGEVVIRTWQTAHRMKRLRGSLPGDTRADNHRARRYVAKYTICPAVAHGLEREIGSIEPGKMADMVLWQPALFGIHPTAVFKGGVAAVAALGDPNASIPTPQPVFERLGFNVASRSAASTSVAFVAPAAIEDDLAGRLDINRELVAVENVRGRGKADMPENTALPKIEVDPDTYAVKVDGELIEHEPATELPMAQRYFLF; encoded by the coding sequence ATGACACGAATCCCCCGTTCTGAGTACGTCGCCTCCTTCGGGCCGACGACCGGTGACCGCATCAGGCTGGCGGACACCGACCTGCTGATCGAGGTCGAGGAGGACCGCTGCGTCGGCGGCGACGAGGCCGTCTTCGGCGGCGGCAAGTCGGTGCGCGAGTCGATGGGGCAGGCCGCCGCCACCCGGGCCGAGGGCACTCCCGACCTCGTCATCACCGGCGCCGTGATCCTGGACCACTGGGGCGTCATCAAGGCCGACGTCGGCGTGCGCGACGGCCGCATCGTCGCCCTCGGAAGGGCCGGCAACCCGGAGACCATGGACGGGGTGCACCCCGACCTGGTCATCGGCCCCTCGACCGAGGTCATGTCCGGCAACGGCCTGATCCTCACCGCCGGCACCATCGACACCCACGTCCATTTCGTCGGCCCGGACATGCTCGCGGTCGGCCTGGCCGCCGGGACCACCACGGTCGTCGGCGGCGGCACCGGCCCCACCGAAGGGTCCAAGGCCACGCTGGCCACCCCGGGATCCTGGTGGATGCGGAAGATGCTCGAGAGCATGGAGCCCTGGCCGCTCAACGTCCTGTTCCTCGGCCGGGGCAACACGATGTCCCACGAGGCCCTGTGGGAGCAGCTGCGTGGCGGCGTCGCGGGCTTCAAGGTGCACGAGGACTGGGGCGCCACCCCGGCCTCCATCGACACCGCCCTCCAGGTGGCCGACGAGGCAGGCGTCCAGGTCGCGATCCACAGCGACACCCTCAACGAGGCCGGGTTCGTCGAGGACCTCCTTGCCGCCGTCAAGGGCCGCACGTTCCACGCCTTCCACACGGAAGGTGCCGGCGGCGGGCATGCCCCCGACATCATCAGGATCGCGGGCGAGCCCTACGTCCTGCCGGCCTCGACCAACCCCACGCGCCCCTTCACCGTCAACACGGTCCACGAGCACCTGGACATGGTGATGGTCGCCCACCACCTCAACCCTCAGGTGCCCAACGACCTGGCGTTCGCGGAGAGCCGGGTGCGTGCCGGGACCATCGCCGCCGAGGACGTCCTCCAGGACATCGGTGCCCTGTCGATCATGTCCTCCGACGCCCAGGCGATGGGCCGGATCGGGGAGGTCGTGATCCGCACCTGGCAGACCGCGCACCGGATGAAACGGCTGCGCGGCTCCCTGCCGGGCGACACCCGCGCCGACAACCACCGGGCTCGGCGGTACGTGGCCAAGTACACGATCTGCCCGGCCGTCGCGCACGGTCTCGAGCGCGAGATCGGCTCCATCGAACCGGGGAAGATGGCCGACATGGTGCTGTGGCAGCCGGCCCTGTTCGGCATCCACCCCACCGCGGTCTTCAAGGGAGGCGTGGCGGCGGTCGCCGCGCTGGGCGACCCGAACGCCTCCATCCCGACACCCCAACCGGTCTTCGAGCGGCTCGGTTTCAACGTCGCCTCCCGCTCGGCGGCATCCACCTCCGTCGCCTTCGTCGCCCCCGCCGCCATCGAGGACGACCTTGCCGGGCGGCTGGACATCAACCGCGAGCTGGTGGCGGTGGAGAACGTGCGCGGACGCGGCAAGGCGGACATGCCCGAGAACACCGCCCTGCCGAAGATCGAGGTCGACCCGGACACGTACGCGGTCAAGGTCGACGGCGAGCTCATCGAGCACGAACCCGCCACCGAGCTGCCGATGGCCCAGCGCTACTTCCTCTTCTGA
- a CDS encoding urease subunit beta, giving the protein MRVTENPFGRPGPAADYRDDNYSHPSDHPGYETGVVYNHKVKHPASGPGTLSPPRRPGSNERQAPQRQSEKQLHAYEAVIPGEVLYGDHPVELNAGAPVTTLRVVNTGDRPVQIGSHYHFAEVNAALAFDRAAAWGQRLNVLSGGSMRFEPGAVEEVELIPIRGQRIVRGLRGLCGGKLDDTNPPF; this is encoded by the coding sequence GTGAGGGTCACCGAGAACCCCTTCGGGCGGCCCGGGCCGGCCGCGGACTATCGCGACGACAACTACTCTCACCCCAGCGACCATCCCGGCTACGAAACCGGGGTGGTGTACAACCACAAGGTCAAGCACCCCGCCTCGGGCCCGGGCACGCTGAGCCCGCCGCGCCGGCCGGGATCGAACGAGCGACAGGCACCTCAGCGGCAGAGCGAGAAGCAGCTCCACGCCTACGAGGCCGTCATACCTGGCGAGGTGCTCTACGGCGACCATCCGGTCGAGCTCAACGCCGGGGCGCCGGTAACGACCCTCCGGGTCGTCAACACCGGCGACCGCCCCGTGCAGATCGGGTCCCACTACCACTTCGCCGAGGTCAACGCCGCGCTCGCCTTCGACCGGGCGGCGGCCTGGGGGCAACGGCTGAACGTGCTCTCGGGCGGGTCCATGCGCTTCGAGCCGGGAGCCGTCGAAGAGGTCGAGCTCATTCCTATCCGTGGCCAGCGCATCGTCCGAGGCCTTCGCGGCCTGTGCGGAGGAAAGCTCGATGACACGAATCCCCCGTTCTGA
- a CDS encoding urease subunit gamma: protein MFLTRYEHERLLIYTAAKLAMERKERGLKLNLPEATAILTAYLLEGARNGDSVSDLMESGREILTRDDVMEGVPEILAQVQVEATFPDGTKLVTVTGPIQ, encoded by the coding sequence ATGTTCTTGACGAGGTACGAGCACGAACGGCTGCTGATCTACACCGCGGCGAAGCTGGCGATGGAGCGCAAGGAGCGAGGGCTCAAGCTCAATCTGCCCGAGGCCACCGCGATCCTGACCGCCTACCTGCTGGAAGGTGCCCGAAACGGGGACTCGGTCTCCGACCTGATGGAGTCCGGCCGGGAGATCCTGACCCGCGACGACGTCATGGAGGGCGTGCCCGAGATCCTCGCCCAGGTGCAGGTCGAGGCCACCTTCCCGGACGGCACCAAGCTCGTGACCGTCACGGGGCCGATCCAGTGA
- the ureG gene encoding urease accessory protein UreG, translated as MTADVPQPSGPPAHAGTRALRLGVAGPVGTGKSSVIATLCRELADKLRIGVITNDIYTDEDARFLRSAGVLPAERIRAVETGACPHTAIRDDVTMNLIAVEDLEADFAPLDLVLVESGGDNLTATFSPALVDAQIFVLDVAGGGDVARKGGPGIARADLLIVNKIDLGPYVDVDVDQMVADATAARDGAPVLALSRKLPDTVEQLCAWVLWLHEQHVQGQHIPTDPGPMAPHFHAGPDGGGYVHAHGQDGEHVHAHGQDGEHEHSPR; from the coding sequence ATGACTGCAGATGTGCCCCAACCATCGGGACCACCCGCGCATGCCGGTACCCGTGCCCTGCGCCTGGGGGTCGCGGGCCCTGTCGGGACCGGCAAGAGCTCGGTCATCGCCACCCTGTGCCGTGAGCTGGCGGACAAGCTCCGTATCGGGGTGATCACCAACGACATCTACACCGACGAGGACGCCCGCTTCCTGCGCTCGGCGGGCGTTCTGCCCGCCGAACGGATCCGGGCGGTGGAGACGGGCGCCTGCCCGCACACCGCGATCCGTGACGACGTGACCATGAACCTCATCGCCGTGGAGGACCTGGAGGCGGACTTCGCCCCGCTCGATCTGGTTCTGGTCGAGAGCGGCGGCGACAACCTCACCGCCACCTTCTCTCCCGCCCTCGTCGACGCCCAGATCTTCGTGCTCGACGTCGCCGGCGGCGGTGACGTCGCCCGCAAGGGGGGACCGGGCATCGCGCGCGCCGACCTGCTGATCGTCAACAAGATCGACCTCGGCCCCTATGTCGACGTCGACGTCGACCAGATGGTCGCCGACGCCACCGCCGCCCGCGACGGTGCGCCGGTGCTGGCCCTCTCCCGCAAGCTCCCCGACACGGTCGAGCAGCTGTGCGCCTGGGTGCTGTGGCTGCACGAGCAGCATGTGCAGGGGCAGCACATTCCCACCGACCCCGGCCCCATGGCCCCTCATTTCCACGCCGGGCCGGACGGGGGCGGCTACGTCCACGCCCACGGCCAGGACGGCGAGCACGTCCACGCCCACGGCCAGGACGGCGAGCACGAGCACAGTCCCCGGTAG
- a CDS encoding urease accessory protein UreF yields the protein MTAVPAALLLLTDGRFPTGAYAHSAGLEASVRSGRVRDLAGLESFLRGRVRTTGLVAASFAAAACAATARGDEPRILLLEEELDARTPSPALRQASRALGRQLLRAVRAVAPRPMPSCLPAAPHQPIALGAASAALDLGPGDAALAALYDAVSGPAGAAAKLMPLSPFDVHAALARLMPSLDRLAATAADHADTAPRDMPAAGAPLLDVGAEQHARSDARLFAS from the coding sequence TTGACCGCAGTCCCCGCGGCGCTGCTGCTCCTCACCGACGGCCGCTTCCCGACCGGCGCGTACGCGCACTCCGCCGGGCTGGAGGCGAGCGTCCGGTCAGGGCGGGTCCGAGACCTGGCCGGACTGGAGTCCTTCCTGCGTGGGCGAGTCCGGACGACCGGTCTCGTCGCCGCCTCCTTCGCTGCGGCGGCCTGCGCCGCCACCGCACGAGGCGACGAGCCGCGGATCCTGCTGCTGGAGGAAGAGCTGGACGCCCGCACCCCCTCGCCGGCACTCCGTCAGGCCTCCCGGGCGCTCGGCCGTCAGCTGCTGCGCGCCGTCCGCGCCGTCGCACCCCGCCCGATGCCGTCGTGCCTGCCTGCGGCGCCGCACCAGCCCATCGCGCTCGGCGCGGCCTCCGCCGCCCTCGACCTCGGCCCGGGTGACGCTGCCCTGGCCGCGCTCTACGACGCGGTGAGCGGGCCGGCCGGCGCCGCGGCGAAGCTCATGCCCTTGAGCCCGTTCGACGTCCACGCTGCGCTGGCCCGGCTGATGCCCTCACTGGATCGCCTCGCTGCCACGGCCGCCGACCATGCCGACACGGCGCCGCGCGACATGCCGGCAGCCGGTGCCCCGCTGCTCGATGTCGGTGCTGAGCAGCACGCCCGGTCCGACGCCCGACTCTTTGCCTCCTGA
- a CDS encoding GNAT family N-acetyltransferase — MAETSALSGLSWPVRTERLLIRQATPADAETTWRYRRLEPVNRWLTRAPDTLEAYRAQFQEPEALAKTLVLEHDSEVIGDLMVAVEDAWAQVEVADRARGVQAELGWSLDPAHAGRGLATEAVRELIRLCFEELRLRRVTANCFAENEASWRLMERVGMRRELYTVRESLHRSKGWLDGIGYALLADEWAAGR, encoded by the coding sequence GTGGCAGAGACCTCCGCGTTGTCGGGCCTGAGCTGGCCCGTCCGCACCGAACGCCTCCTGATCCGCCAGGCGACGCCGGCCGACGCCGAGACCACCTGGCGGTACCGCAGGCTCGAGCCCGTCAACCGCTGGCTCACGCGCGCACCCGACACCCTCGAGGCGTACCGGGCACAGTTCCAGGAACCGGAGGCGTTGGCGAAAACGCTCGTGCTTGAGCACGACAGCGAGGTGATCGGCGACCTCATGGTCGCCGTCGAGGACGCCTGGGCGCAGGTCGAGGTGGCCGACCGGGCGAGGGGCGTGCAGGCCGAGCTCGGATGGTCGCTCGACCCGGCCCACGCCGGCCGCGGGCTCGCCACCGAGGCCGTCCGCGAGCTGATCCGGCTCTGCTTCGAGGAGCTGAGGCTCCGCCGCGTGACGGCGAACTGCTTCGCGGAGAACGAGGCGTCGTGGCGGCTCATGGAGCGTGTCGGGATGCGGCGGGAGCTCTACACGGTGCGGGAGTCGCTGCACCGGTCGAAGGGGTGGCTCGACGGCATCGGCTACGCGCTCCTGGCCGACGAGTGGGCCGCAGGGCGCTGA